A stretch of [Clostridium] innocuum DNA encodes these proteins:
- a CDS encoding class I SAM-dependent methyltransferase, with amino-acid sequence MKKLFTMAMQKPALYETSKDNIWSDPHTVKRMLKAHLDTTEDSATRRIETVEKAINWISRQFPAERYPTLLDLGCGPGVYTERFCKKGYAVTGVDFSEHSITYAMHSARQQQLSIHYLCADYTQLHMNSRFHIITLIYCDFGVLSAVDRKKLLASVYSWLQPEGVLLFDVFLPSRYDGVPESKTWEITEDGFWADERCLTLHDVFRYEEDNTVLNRYIAITEDDIRQFHVWEHTFTKAELQEALQEAGFTNIAFFRDMNGNPCGDYDQTMCIAACKSRTNATDIGSDG; translated from the coding sequence ATGAAAAAACTATTTACCATGGCAATGCAAAAACCGGCATTGTATGAAACAAGCAAGGACAATATCTGGAGTGATCCGCATACTGTAAAACGTATGCTGAAAGCACATCTGGATACTACCGAGGACTCCGCAACTCGTAGGATCGAAACCGTGGAAAAAGCCATCAACTGGATAAGCAGGCAGTTTCCAGCGGAAAGATATCCGACACTACTAGACCTTGGCTGCGGACCCGGTGTTTATACGGAGCGCTTCTGCAAAAAGGGATATGCAGTCACCGGTGTGGATTTTTCCGAGCATTCGATTACCTATGCAATGCATTCTGCCAGACAGCAGCAGCTTTCCATACACTATCTGTGTGCTGATTATACACAGCTGCACATGAACAGCAGATTTCACATCATCACCCTGATTTACTGTGATTTTGGTGTATTGTCTGCTGTGGACAGAAAAAAACTGCTGGCTTCCGTTTACAGCTGGTTACAGCCGGAGGGCGTCCTGCTTTTTGATGTATTTCTTCCTTCCCGCTACGACGGAGTCCCTGAATCTAAAACATGGGAAATTACAGAAGATGGCTTCTGGGCGGATGAGCGATGCCTGACTCTGCATGATGTTTTTCGCTATGAGGAAGACAATACTGTTTTGAACCGATATATCGCGATAACAGAGGATGATATCCGTCAGTTTCATGTATGGGAGCATACCTTTACGAAAGCAGAGCTGCAGGAAGCACTGCAGGAGGCAGGCTTTACAAACATAGCATTCTTCCGTGATATGAACGGAAATCCATGTGGTGATTATGATCAGACAATGTGTATCGCCGCCTGTAAAAGCAGAACTAACGCAACGGATATAGGCAGTGATGGCTGA
- a CDS encoding class I SAM-dependent methyltransferase has protein sequence MELQELYEHFEEEKRLFHGYASQVEYLTTMHYIHRYANTQAQILEIGAGCGAYSLALAKEGYSLTAVEPVKKHVQIMESRKTRDMDITILECDAAHLPEDWNSKFDMVLCFGPLYHLSRTQEQLQAIEAACRVCKNKGILMFAYIPHDMVMATEIMHVEGFLTGDEFDTKTLQLHNDPFVFHDEQSIDELFHPFPLEKLKHVAADGLAELMSERINRFTSEEFQVWMRYHLKTCEKPSFLGHSNHNLFIAQKNSR, from the coding sequence ATGGAATTACAGGAATTGTATGAACACTTTGAGGAGGAAAAAAGACTCTTTCACGGTTATGCAAGTCAGGTTGAGTACCTGACAACCATGCACTATATTCATCGATATGCAAATACACAGGCGCAGATTCTGGAAATCGGTGCAGGCTGTGGTGCATATTCTCTCGCCTTAGCGAAGGAGGGGTATTCCCTTACTGCGGTGGAACCGGTTAAAAAGCATGTTCAGATTATGGAAAGCAGAAAAACAAGGGATATGGATATCACCATTCTGGAATGTGATGCCGCACACCTGCCGGAGGACTGGAATTCAAAGTTTGACATGGTTCTCTGCTTCGGTCCCCTGTATCACCTTTCGAGAACACAGGAGCAGCTACAGGCTATCGAGGCAGCCTGCCGGGTATGCAAAAACAAGGGCATCCTGATGTTTGCCTATATTCCACACGATATGGTTATGGCAACGGAAATCATGCATGTGGAGGGATTCCTTACGGGAGATGAATTTGATACGAAAACCCTGCAGCTTCACAATGACCCGTTTGTGTTTCATGACGAGCAAAGCATAGATGAGCTGTTTCATCCCTTTCCCTTAGAAAAGCTGAAGCATGTTGCGGCAGACGGTCTTGCGGAATTGATGAGTGAGCGTATCAATCGCTTTACTTCAGAGGAATTTCAGGTATGGATGCGATACCATTTGAAAACATGTGAAAAACCATCCTTTTTGGGACACAGCAATCACAATCTTTTCATTGCACAAAAAAACAGCCGTTAA